Below is a window of Komagataella phaffii GS115 chromosome 1, complete sequence DNA.
TCCCTATCCGGAGACTTTAATTAGATtaatatttttgaaaaagaataaatCTCTTGCTCTTAGAGTATCTATTTACATGTGTAACGGATTTTTATTCTATTTTTCACCATCCTTGGTTTCATTGTCGCTTTCCTTGGCTTTCTTACTGTCGTCTCGTACTTGCTTTTCTGCCAAATACTTGTCAAACGCATCATTCTTGTTGGGGAATGGTCTAGGTCCCAACAATCTGATCATATCCTCTCTAGTTATAACCTCCTTACTGAGCAATTCTTGGGCAACCAACTCCACTTGTTGGGCTTTCTCCTTCAGTAACTTCGTACAACGTTCATAGCATTCGGAAACGATTCGGTGGATTTCTTGATCAATCAGCTCGGCTGTCTTATCACTGAAAGGCTTGGTCATGTCGTTGCCTCTATCTTGATTGAAATTAACCAAGCCAACTTTAGGGCTCATACCACACTCGAGAACCATTTTCTGAGCAATCCCCGtaactttttcaaaatcgTCTGATCCACCACTAGTAACAGAACTAAAGTGCAATTCTTCACTAACTCTACCGGCTAGGGCCATAACCATCCGGTCCATCAGTTTATCATAGCTGTACAAATAGATATCAGCAGGTAGATACTGAGCGTAACCCAATGCAGCAGAACCTCTAGGAATAATAGAAACTTTCAGCAAAGGATCGGCGTGTTCCAAGTACCAACCACAGATAGCGTGACCTGCTTCATGGTAGGCCACATTCCGTTTCTCTGGTGGCGATAGAACCTtagatttcttttccaatcCAGCTATGACTCTCTCAATGGccatttcaaaatgcttCAATTCAACATGAGTTGCGTTGTTTCTGGCAGCAATAAGAGCAGCTTCGTTACAGCAGTTTGCAATGTCAGCACCACTGAACCCTGGTGTCAAAGTAGCAAGTCTCCCCTTCAAATCATCCATATCTTCATCGGCTGAAAGGGTgagcttcttcaaatgaacgCCAAAGATGTCTTTACGCCCCTCCAATTCTGGATTATCTAGATGAATTTTCCTATCAAATCTTCCAGGCCTCAGCAAAGCAGCATCTAAGACATCACTTCTATTGGTACCAGCAAGAACTACAACATGATCAGTGTTTGAAAATCCGTCCATTTCAACCAAAAGTTGATTCAGTGTGTTTTCTCTTTCGTCATTGGATCCAGAAaatgagttttttgaaCGAGATTTTCCAATAGCATcgatttcatcaacaaaaatGATACTAGGAGCATCTTCTCGTGctgttttgaaaagatcacGAACTCTTGAAGCTCCAACACCCACAAACATTTCCACGAACTCAGAACCAGAAACCGAATAGAACGGAACACCAGCTTCACCAGCTGTGGCCTTTGCTAAAAGGGTCTTACCAGTACCTGGGGGACCGGAAAGAATGGCACCTCTTGGAATCTTAGCTCCTAGCCTTTCGTATTTGGCAgggttcttcaaaaacttgacaaACTCCATTATTTCCTCTTTTGCTTCGTCGCATCCAGCAACGTCATCGAACTTGATTTTGACATCCTTATCGATATTGAACTTTTTAGCCTTAGACTTACCCGCTCCAAAAATTCCTCCTCCAAGGCCACCTGAAGCAGCAGTCTTCTTTGTAATCCAATAAAGGCCTCCTAACATCAAAATGGTTGGTAAAAATGTGAAAACACCTCTCCAAATGCTTCCTTGTTGGACGTAGACTACTGGAACTCGGAATTCAGCGCTGATATTATTTGCATCTTGTGCTTCATCTAACTTGTgttcaaaattttccagAGAACCGATACTGAAAAAGTATTCAACGTTGTTATTGTGAAAAGGTTGCTGCCTTCCGTTTTGGTTTAAAATGACGTAACAATACTTTTTATTGACCAcaatcaacttttcaacgaAATTCTTGTCCAGCAAGTTAGAACGAAATTCCTGATAAGTGATTTCTCTCTCGTGTGATTCAGAACTAAGGACGTAAAATAAGAGACCGAACGAAACCAGATACAACAAAATCATATCTGGACGGATTGTGGCAACAAAAACTTTCTGGCCTTTATTACCTTGTTTTTCACCACCCTTTGTGAACAGGGAGGTAAAAAACTCatcgtcttcctctttcttgttctttgaaTCATCAGTTTTCTCAGATTGTTTACTGATGTTGGCCTGGTGAAATTGTAGCAAACTATTGTggagtttttgaatattttcGAAGCGTTCACTTGCATTGGTAACATCTTTGTCCTGAAGCATTTCATTCGTCAGTTTGGTAATTATTGGGTCGTTTATGGAGTTTACCTcgtatttttcaaacaatacTTTCAGCAGGCCCTGTTTGTCCGAGACAGAAAGATTTTCATCCTTCCAAATAGCCTTCAGTTGAAATAGAAGTTCTTTGGCCTTTGATTCATCTGGGATTTCTGAGTCTGGGTTTCCCTGGTGCTTGTTCCAGATCCCCGATTGGTGATTGAACTGCCTTCTCAGTGGGCTCAACGGAGTTCTTATTATCGGCCTAAATCTGTTTATGATAGGCCGATGGACGAGATTTCTGGTCACAATCCTACGGAACGAAACAGAACAAAATCCGCTCACCAACTTCGACATGTTGCAAGTCGAATAACTCAAGGACGGtacttgaaggaagaaacaGATCTGGAACTTTTTTGCCTCTGGGAAAGACTACGACTGAGAGGGTAAGGCGCGATATTTCACTAGTACGTACTTATTTGGCTTACTTAAAGGTGAGAATCGTCCAGCTATCATCCGCTACAGCCTCTCTTCTAGCAGCTTTTGCTCTTGAATAGCTTGAAGAACGTCAGGTGTCACAACGTCTTTGTAAATTTCTTCTGGAACATCCTTCAATCCAGTGGCTGAAGCTGTACTTCCCGACATGACGGTAGTGATGATTAACTTATCTGAAACGGTATCATCatacttgaaaaactcaacCTTGGAAGGTTGCAAATGTTGAGGTATAAAAGTGACACCGGTATATGGTTCCTTGAATCCTCTGGGAGTGGACAATGATGATCGAGCTTCATACAGTTGAGACTCAGCTTGTCTACTTCTCAAAGCGCTCTCATAAATCCACGTTTGCGTGAGTTGTGTGTGAGGGGTGATCATTTTGTTGGTAGCAAAGCCTGGTGTGCCACCTCTATTGAATTCGTCACTTGGAAGAAGTGCCAGTTCACCCTCTACGTGGCCCTCGGCTAATGAAGACTCCTTATCGTAATCATCAGTAATCCATTTTCCGCCTTTGATTATCCGAGCACCAAATTCTCTAAATATGCTTCTTGCTGTAACAAGTCCAATGTTTCTTCCTTTATAAGAATGAGGTAAAATTTCTCTGTTGATCAAATCGTGTTTTTCCTTATCGTTTATGATGACTTTGTATAGTTTCCTGTGTTTATGGAATAGTAGGTAAGAATCTCTGAATCCCATCAAACGAGCGGGCTCCGTTGATAGCATGTAAAGCCTATTACCTCTTCCAGCACAAGTAAACGTCCTCACACGGTATTCACGACCTCCCTTCAAATGACCTTCACTGTCAACTTTTGTCTCTCCGTCTTCATTAACTGGAACCACTATTTCATCGTCTTTGACCTCCAGATGCAAGCCTTCCTCGTCTGTTGAATCTATCCTACCTCTCCCTCGTTTCCGCTTGACTTCATTGGCtatttcctcttcttcgaGTTCACTAACTCTTTTCTTATTTTTGGCAGGTCTTCCACGTCTTCTCAGGGGATTTATGACAAGGGTGACGCCCTTTCCATGTTTGGCGGTTGACTTGGAGGGAGATCCTTCACTCTGATCGCtatcttcatcgtcatcgtcgtcatcttcttcgtcatcttcttcttccttcacAGTTGAATTCTTTCTAGTTCTTCGTCTATTATTTTTCCGAATGGTTTCATCCCCTTGTTCATCAGGGTCGTCCGCATCCTCGTTCGCAGCGGggtcttcttcatcttcatcgtcatcgtcatttTCTTGGTATTCCTCATCCCTTGGGTCTTCGACTTTTATATTGTCTTCCTGGATCgtttgatcaatttcagcaatCTCATCTGGAGTATCTGCCGGTCTAGGCGTTCCCGACTCAGATCTGGTTCTGCGTTCCACCATGTGATTAGTGTGCTCTTACGTATTCGTTCTAGGTGATTGTTTATCACGAAAGATCACCAGAAAAGTGAGCCCAGTGATGGTGTTGAGATGTACCAGAACTGGTAAACCAGTACAAACTTGGGCTTTGAGATTGCAGgtaaagaagaaaatattGGTGACATTACCGGTTTTTTAACATTGCAGCCAAAGATACCATATACTAGTGACAAGTTCTGTCAGAAATACAAAGCTATTCACGTGTATCATGGATATTAGAGGTGATTCAAAACCTCCCTTCTAGATTCGCTCATTTCCCTTCCAGAGGTCCTCCCGTTGAGCCCTCCCCCCACAGTGCCCTTTAAAGTGTGTGGAACTCAATTCTTAACACATTGTTATCATCTAACTATCCCAACTGTCAAGTCGATATTGGGCTTTCCAAACATATTATCCTGAAAGATAAAGCATGCAAAACCCAGAAAGACCAGTTGTTTGGAAAGAGTTAGGCCAATATCTAGACACCCTACAACCGattcatcaagaaaaacCGTCTTCCCTCCCAGATTTACCATCTCCTAGCTACAAAGACTCATTGTCCAACCCATTGAGATATCGCATCTGCAACAATTGTGATAGacccattcttcaaagctgTTTATCTAAACACATCAAAATCTGTAACCAAATCGTGAAAGTagagaaacttgaagaagacgataaGCCAATGAACATGGTtcgaaaaagaaaaaatcagGTACTGGAAGAGTCGAAGGAATCTACTCCAGTCACCAACACTAATTCGACTAATTCTTCCAATGCTATCAACTCAActacttcaaagaagaccaagaaaGTTAAGCTTCCgaaggaaaagaaaccGAAGAAGGAGAGAGTCAAGTCAACTGCCAAGCCCAAGGGTCCTGTGGACGTTGAAAGACAATGTGGGGTTCCCTTACCAAACGGTGGCTATTGTGCTAGGTCTTTGACTTGTAAGACCCACTCTATGGGTGCAAAAAGAGCTGTACCTGGTAGATCTGCTCCTTACGATCAGTTACTGGTTGCCTatcaaaggaagaatcaAGCAAAGTTCGCAGCTAATGCGGCCGCTGCCCACGCAGCTAGAGATGACTTAATTCACGGTTCTCAAATAcctattgatgaagatgatgaagctCATCAGGTTTTGGATGGAGTTGCCAAATCTTATCCTCTACCATTGGAAAGAAAGGTAATAATGCCAGCGAGGTCCCGATCATCCTTCTTGAGAATGCGAGAGATGTTTGCAGGTGCAATTTTACCTAGAGTACCAACTAATCCGTTTGGGAACCTTTATAGTAGGACTGCTGTTATTGATGTTGATAGGGCAGGTGATTATTACTTCTCCGTTCGTGCTTCTCCTAGAATGCCAAATCAGCAACAAAATAAAACTCAGAAGAACCCACAACCTCCACGACCGCAAgttcaacagcagcaacaggCTCAAAAATCACAGCAATCTCCACCTCAAGCGCAGCAACAGATATCACAATCTGCTGGACAGCAGACATctcaaactgttcaaagacttgtacaacaacaacaacgATTGCAACAACAACGCCAACAGACCCAGatacaacaacaacagcaacatcagcaacagcagcaacaacaacaacatcaacagcagcagcaacagcaacagcaacagcaacaacaacaaactcaTATGcttcaacagcaacagcaacagcaacagcaacagcaaatGCTACTCttacaacaacagcaacagcaacaagctcaacagcaacagtCACCACCGATTACCCACCAATCACCAATCCCCGACAACCGTCCTTCGAATCAACTGCCGCAACAGTATTCTCAGATGACGCCGCAACAATTGCAGCTTCAGCAACAATTGCAGTTACAACAAAAGCAGAAAGAACAATTTCGACtgcagcagcaacagcatCTGAGGAATCTCCMCATGCGTATRACTCcgcaacagcaacaacagttTGCAAACCTTACACCCGAGAAAAGagctcaatttcaaaggatGCAATTAGTTCAGCTCCAACAGCAGATAAAAAATCAAGCAATTCAAAATCAGAtgcagcagcagcaacaacagccaTCACATGTACAATCACAAGCACAGactcaatttcaacaggCACAGCTAAAAGCCCAGTCAAGGGCACAAGTGCTTCAGGCTGCTCAAAGACAGATGCAAAATTCTCCAACCAGCCCAGTAACTTCTATGAGCTCACCTCTTGCAATTCCATCAAATTTGGCCAATCAAGGGCCGAATCAAACCTCCCAGCTACCAAATGAGCAATTGTCAAATCCGCTCATGGGAAATCAATTCCAAGGTCAATTTAATCAGTATCAACCAAATTACAGGGAGAATTAATTGTATTATATTTTTGTCTACTCTATTTATGTAGCCATTAGTAACTTTAATTATCGCCTCTCATTCGCTTGAATGTATACCCTGCAACTACGATTGGTATGACATTGAGTAGTACAAGTCCCAATACGAAGAAGATGTCTATAAGTTTTTCATAACTGAATCTATCACTTGTAGGTTCAGTTAACATTTGATCGATGTTGTCAGAAAATGCTTTACCCATTGCctctcttgaaaaatatgtTTCAACGCGCTTCTTAGAATTGGCAGAGAGCTTCTGCCTTTCTTCGTCAGATAATCTGACTACCTGAGAGCAAGCCTGGTACCATGGGTCAACTTCATTTGATCTTAGGTAGCCAGTTGGTTCAGGTTGGGCGTCATCTACCACAGTCTCCGTGGGGCCACCGTGATTGACCGCAATAACTGGAGTTCCAAATTTCATTGCTTCCAAAGGCACAATtccaaaatgttcaaaCCCTGGGGTGTAGAGTAGGGCTTCAGCTTTGGAAATTAAATAATCCTTTATATCGGAACTTACCGAGGGCAGGAAAATAACGTCACTAGCTGGATATGAAAAGAGACGGCCTCGTATTGATATAACCTTCAAACCGAGAGATCTAGCTAAATCTTCCAGTTCAATTAGATGTTCCACGTTTTCCCTCACTCTGGAATCATACCCACCTGCCACTATAAGCTTAAGGCGATTCtccttgaaaaattggagattctctttcttaAGCTTTGCAAACACCCTGATTGCGAGTGAAATGTTTTTggctctttcaaatctgTTGACAGATAGAAAGAATCGTTCATTACTATGAAAAAACTCTTTCATCTCCTCTTCAGTTGTGTCGTCGATCGAAGAAGCTTCCGTATCGACACATGGATACAGCACTGTGGGCTCGTAATATTTGGAAATAATGGGAAAcgtttctttgaaaatacCTTTCGTAAAATTGCTGTTCACCACCACTCTGTCTGCGCAGATGGTTGTATATTGCTCCAGTAAATCAAACGGTTTCCGATATATACTTCGTAGAGTGGTGTCTCGAGAAGCAAGCTTCAGATCAGGAAAATGACAGTAGAATAGGATTCTAGCGTCACTTCGCTTTAGATAATGCAATATGGGAAGACAAAATGATAACTGGTCAACAATGAACACGTCA
It encodes the following:
- a CDS encoding Mitochondrial respiratory chain complexes assembly protein RCA1 codes for the protein MSKLVSGFCSVSFRRIVTRNLVHRPIINRFRPIIRTPLSPLRRQFNHQSGIWNKHQGNPDSEIPDESKAKELLFQLKAIWKDENLSVSDKQGLLKVLFEKYEVNSINDPIITKLTNEMLQDKDVTNASERFENIQKLHNSLLQFHQANISKQSEKTDDSKNKKEEDDEFFTSLFTKGGEKQGNKGQKVFVATIRPDMILLYLVSFGLLFYVLSSESHEREITYQEFRSNLLDKNFVEKLIVVNKKYCYVILNQNGRQQPFHNNNVEYFFSIGSLENFEHKLDEAQDANNISAEFRVPVVYVQQGSIWRGVFTFLPTILMLGGLYWITKKTAASGGLGGGIFGAGKSKAKKFNIDKDVKIKFDDVAGCDEAKEEIMEFVKFLKNPAKYERLGAKIPRGAILSGPPGTGKTLLAKATAGEAGVPFYSVSGSEFVEMFVGVGASRVRDLFKTAREDAPSIIFVDEIDAIGKSRSKNSFSGSNDERENTLNQLLVEMDGFSNTDHVVVLAGTNRSDVLDAALLRPGRFDRKIHLDNPELEGRKDIFGVHLKKLTLSADEDMDDLKGRLATLTPGFSGADIANCCNEAALIAARNNATHVELKHFEMAIERVIAGLEKKSKVLSPPEKRNVAYHEAGHAICGWYLEHADPLLKVSIIPRGSAALGYAQYLPADIYLYSYDKLMDRMVMALAGRVSEELHFSSVTSGGSDDFEKVTGIAQKMVLECGMSPKVGLVNFNQDRGNDMTKPFSDKTAELIDQEIHRIVSECYERCTKLLKEKAQQVELVAQELLSKEVITREDMIRLLGPRPFPNKNDAFDKYLAEKQVRDDSKKAKESDNETKDGEK
- a CDS encoding Chromatin structure-remodeling complex protein RSC7 — its product is MVERRTRSESGTPRPADTPDEIAEIDQTIQEDNIKVEDPRDEEYQENDDDDEDEEDPAANEDADDPDEQGDETIRKNNRRRTRKNSTVKEEEDDEEDDDDDDEDSDQSEGSPSKSTAKHGKGVTLVINPLRRRGRPAKNKKRVSELEEEEIANEVKRKRGRGRIDSTDEEGLHLEVKDDEIVVPVNEDGETKVDSEGHLKGGREYRVRTFTCAGRGNRLYMLSTEPARLMGFRDSYLLFHKHRKLYKVIINDKEKHDLINREILPHSYKGRNIGLVTARSIFREFGARIIKGGKWITDDYDKESSLAEGHVEGELALLPSDEFNRGGTPGFATNKMITPHTQLTQTWIYESALRSRQAESQLYEARSSLSTPRGFKEPYTGVTFIPQHLQPSKVEFFKYDDTVSDKLIITTVMSGSTASATGLKDVPEEIYKDVVTPDVLQAIQEQKLLEERL
- a CDS encoding Subunit of SAGA histone acetyltransferase complex; this translates as MQNPERPVVWKELGQYLDTLQPIHQEKPSSLPDLPSPSYKDSLSNPLRYRICNNCDRPILQSCLSKHIKICNQIVKVEKLEEDDKPMNMVRKRKNQVLEESKESTPVTNTNSTNSSNAINSTTSKKTKKVKLPKEKKPKKERVKSTAKPKGPVDVERQCGVPLPNGGYCARSLTCKTHSMGAKRAVPGRSAPYDQLLVAYQRKNQAKFAANAAAAHAARDDLIHGSQIPIDEDDEAHQVLDGVAKSYPLPLERKVIMPARSRSSFLRMREMFAGAILPRVPTNPFGNLYSRTAVIDVDRAGDYYFSVRASPRMPNQQQNKTQKNPQPPRPQVQQQQQAQKSQQSPPQAQQQISQSAGQQTSQTVQRLVQQQQRLQQQRQQTQIQQQQQHQQQQQQQQHQQQQQQQQQQQQQQTHMLQQQQQQQQQQQMLLLQQQQQQQAQQQQSPPITHQSPIPDNRPSNQLPQQYSQMTPQQLQLQQQLQLQQKQKEQFRLQQQQHLRNLXMRXTPQQQQQFANLTPEKRAQFQRMQLVQLQQQIKNQAIQNQMQQQQQQPSHVQSQAQTQFQQAQLKAQSRAQVLQAAQRQMQNSPTSPVTSMSSPLAIPSNLANQGPNQTSQLPNEQLSNPLMGNQFQGQFNQYQPNYREN